tcagattaagtacattgctcaaagggtacaacagcagtgtcctaaccgggaatcaaacctgtgacctttagggtacaagaccagctccgttcccattatactacaccgccgCCCCTGCTACATTACACTTCTGCTCTATGAAGCCCGAGACTCAGATATGTGGAGGATGCTTCTACAGTGAGCACGGCCGTTTTCTCGCGCTCGGTGCTGAGTTATTACTCATGGCCAGACAGAGTCGAGTCTATCACAAAGCTGATCCTGGACGACAGCTGCCCTCCCTGCATCCTGTCTGAATTTAGAAAAGATGTTGATCTCCAAAAATGTATGCAGAGCCTCTGAATATGGCTCTTTAAATATCCTAAACGCACTATAATTCTTCGGTCAGTATATTAACAACCTGACACTCAACACTTTAGAATGGCCTTCCCCACATCTTATGGGGAAGTGGAAACCATTTTGGTCTTTAAATCAATACTTAAATGTTACAGTTGTAGCTTGTTAAACACCTGTCCCCTTTATGAAgtataatacaaatatattgGGGGCACTATGTATAAAACATcttgtaatttctacattgtgaaaccaaaatatataaaagctgagaatctgcagcTTAAACACATGTGAATCGTTTGATTACATATCTTACAAAAGAttgtggcgtacagagccagatgaagaacaaaaaaaaaaatgtctttgtcccaaacatttttgAGCTCCCTGTACAAATGCTGCCGTATAAAAGATAGATTagttggttggttgattgattgattgtttaaTTGTTATTCAGGGCTTACCGAACGATCACCTTTATTAGTGAAATCAATAGAAGCGCGCATTACAGTGCATGCTCCGGTTATATTTAAGTGACcaatgtttctttttgcagGGTGTGACAGGAAAAGAGAGCCAAGATGTCGGAGTaagtcttcagtctgcattgTTTTCAGTGTTGAAGTTGGCGACTGAGATCATGATACAAATTCAGGAGGATATGGAGCCCCTGGAACTTGTTTGCTGTGCTTTCGTGGAGAAGGGTCTGTTTCTATTAGCCATTATGATATCTGCACTTGTGCTATCATTTGCTATAATGTTGCTGTGAGACACCCGTTCAAAGATGGCAGCTCTGGGGTAACGTCTACATGTGATGCAACAATAGAATTCACGAACCGTTTGTTGccgttaaccctttgaagaataggTCTTTTGGAATTTTTAATTGTTTCGTTTTAAGTCAGCGTtttagaactctgttgctttcggTTACCAggagtgattgttacatcggcGTTAGAATGCTTGCAACTCccttgctttcaattaccagtggtGATTTTTAtatcagaattagaatgttcaattatgaacattctaatcgctcATTTGTGGGGTTACACCTTAATTTCTCAGACGTAAAGGCCTAAGTAAGCTTTTTAACATATTTCCTTTCCTTCACAACTCCGCAGGAAAAAGATGTCCACGAGTCGGAGGCATCAGCTGAAGGTAAAGATCTCTTCCCCGTCCCTCTCCTTTACCCAGAAACACATACCTTTACTCTCTGATATGTGTGCTTGatgacataaaaacaaaaaaaaccctcataTAAAAGTCTACATTTGGCTTAATTATCATGGATTCTGCTGAGGATGTTGGCTTGGCCTGAAATTATATCCATACTGGAAAGTGCCCAAACTTGCTATTGTTCTTGAAAGCTaatatacacccccccccccctccccgttccCCCACCCCTGCCAAAAAATTCTTCCTTCTGTCATACCTTCCTAACTCACTAGCATTAAACGTTACGTCTTGCAACATCTGTCTGCTCAAAATGCTGCGTAATTTGATAAGTTTATCGGTGTGTACATTTATTCCACTTTTGAGGATCATCGGACTCTGAAGAGTGAAGCAGAAATGTGAAGTAATGGGTTTGAACATCGAATGACTGCTCGGCTAAAGGAGCCGCATTGCTCAGGCCTGCTCATAAATACTGAACCTGCTCATAAAAACAGAACCTGCTCATAAAAACAGAACCTGCTCATAAAAACAGAACCtgctcagaaaacaaaatccttGCAAATcctgcatttttgttttcattgaaaGGCTGTGTGAAATATGAGTGTTTCAGTGGTTAGACCCTGAGTGATGTGcccctttttcctgtctgtctgtctgtccgtccgtgtGTCCCAGAGCTTGATGCTGTCCATCGCTAAGGGCTTGCTCCAGGCCGAGGAACTGGAGATCCAGGAGGCCAGGCTGAAGTACATGGAGGAACACTGCCCCCCACTGACCTTACCCGAATCAATGCAGGAACTTCAGGCACGttgtcagccaatcaaatcatcCGTGTTACTGGTGTGccgttgggggaggggtggggtggggggtgggggttgcagGTGActttgtggggggtggggttggtttTGGGTTGATGTTCGGGAGGGGGTTGGTCTGTACTGTAAAAGGGGTATGGAGGTTTGTGGTTGGTGCTGTGTTGTTGGGAGGTGGTGAGGTGGGGCTAtgtttaaagaagaaaaaaaaaaaacttgagctGAACACCATGAATGTAAATTCCCTGTGTGGCTTTACTGACTGATTTATCACTGGTCTCGTAATTCTCTCTTCGCAGGACTTGTGTAGGAAGTTCCATCAGAATATCGAGAGGGTGGACGATGAAAGATACGACATGCAAAGCAAAGTGGACAAATGCGCTAAAGAGGTTGTGCTGCCCTCCCGCTGTACAGCCCCTCCTCCCAattaagcccctcccacctgtaagcccctcctcccagttAAGCCCCTTCCACTGTAGAGCTCCTCCCACCTGtaagcccctcctcccagttGAGCCCCTCCTGCTGTATAGCCCCTCCTCCCAattaagcccctcccactgtagagctcctcccacctgtaagcccctcctcccagttaagcccctccccccagagagCCCCTCCTCCTgtagagcccctcccccagagagCCCCTCCTGCTGTAGAGCTCCTCCCACCTGTAAGCCCCTCCTCCAagttaagcccctcccccagagagCCCCTCCTCCTgtagagcccctcccccagagagCCCCTCCTCCTgtagagcccctcccccagagagCCCCTCCCACCTGTATCCTCCTTTACCTGTGACATCGCACCCCCTCTGTGTCCGCATAACTTGCTGACTCAGTGATGactaacatttacatttgaggCATTTAGCCTTTAGCTTTTTAGCCTTCGCTCTTAGCAAGAGTGACTTACACGgctatttcattttcaatccaGTTGTACAGCGGGAATTCAGGTTATGTACCTTGCTGATGAGTTcagtggcagtgccccaccagggaatcaaaccggcaacctctctctctttttctctctctctctctctctctttcttgcccttacacatgcacacacacacactctctctcactctctcacatacacacatacacgtgcacacacacacatacactcactctttttctctctctctctctcgccctctctgaCCAGATTGAGGACATGAAGTTTAAAGTGATTGATCTGAAGGGCAAGTTCCAGAAGCCGGCCCTGAGGAAGGTGCGCATGTCTGCCGACGCCATGCTCCAGGCCCTGCTGGGCTCCAAGCACAAGGTCAACATGGACCTGAGAGCCAACCTGAAGCAAGTGAAGAAGGAAGTGAAAGAGGAGGTgggtgccctctgctggtgattGAACAGCACTTTTTTATTGCTTCTCCATACTAGGCCATctacccatccatccattgtcctTTGTGTGCAATGCATTGCTATTAGCTAACGTAGGAATTGGTGCCCCCTTCTGGAAATAATGCAATACTGCAACAGATAACTTCTCAGAACTGTGCAGCAATGATGAAGCCTAGAGTCCTTTATTTAATTGCTGAAACTGAAGCTTTTGtagaatattttgtttttgcagtaacactaaatgcacatttctgaaACAGGGAGTTAAAGTTGGCCAATATACTTCTGTGcctaaaatttgtttttttaaaaagaagctgTTTGGGACTACTTTGCGGCTTTTCTGTTAAGGTTCTGTTCTAGAACCATTGTCCTTCATGTACATTGCGTTGCTGCATTAGCTAATGTAGGAAATTGGTGCCCCCTTCTGAAAATAGTGTAGTACTGCAATACATGACTTCTCTAAATAAGAAGTTTGACAATGACGTCACTACACCACACAAGCTAGATTCAAGCCTGGACtcctatatttatttaatttctgaaacTGAAGCCTTTGTAGTACTTATTTTATGACAGTAGTGAATGAAAACTTATGAAACAGTGAGTTATAGTTCAAACAACATGATGTTGAGATGTGCAGAAAAATCCTTCAGTTTCTGTTATTGTGACTGAGTAACCTGATTGCATTCCATTATGGCCATGCTTTGCATGAACTACATTCCTGCCTACAGCCATGACCAAATAAGACTGTAGTTGCTTTTTTCCGCCTGCTCAGAAGTTTACTGAAGACCTAATGCAGTGCTCTGCTGTACTAGAACTAGAACTTGAGTGTTAGTGTGAAAGCATGTGATCTGCTAGCTGTTCCAGGCTCATCACTCTTGTGTGTGAAACCTGCATCCTCACCTGTGCCTGTACCAGTACCTGACCTGTGCCTACACCTCACCTGTGCCTCACCTGTGACTGTGCTTTACCTACATCTCGCTTTTGCTAGTGACTGTATCTCACCCGTGTCTGTACCTCACCTGAGCCTGCGTCTCACCTGTGCCTGTACGTCACCTTTGTCTGTGCCTTTGCCTGTACCTCACCTGTATCTCATCTGTGCTTTCACCTCACTTGTGTCTGTGCCTTACCTTTGCCTGTACCTCACTTGTGCCTGTATCTCGCCTGTGTCTGtacttcacctgtgtctgtacCCTGCCTGTTTTTCATACAGGATAAGGAAGCAGTTGGTGACTGGCGTAAGAACATTGAGGACAAGGCCGGCATGGGCGGCAGGAAGAAGATGTTTGAGGGAGAGGCTTAGATTCATTCTGATGCTGGGTTCATAGTTGCCATCTTGAAATGCTCATGCCGGCCGAATGACACTGTATTTGGACTCTCTCTTCATTCATACTCTTATGTGTAcatgattatctttttttaaattgctgcaTTGTTGACACCGATTAGTTTTTGGGGATGAAGTCCTCTGTACTGAAAAATTTTACCAGGAAAATGTTACTCCGAAATACAATTCAAGGCTGACTTTTGCAAGGCTTcactgttaataaataaataacttaaagGAATCTCAAAATCtcatattttgtaatttgtaattcCAGCTTGGTACTCTTGGCCAGTCAGTTCTGTTCTGGATGGTAGGTTTTTCAATAGTGCTGTCCACACCAGAGTCAAATAAGTAGACCctcgaaaagaaaaaaagagcgtGTGTTAACTTTATAAAATTATGGGCAGTGGTGGAATCCAATATTAttgagtgcatgtgttttttaaaatatttttttcaaaagtgcatgtgtttattgtttgtgtaGTTTATACAAAAACACCACTTTGTGAAGGATAAACGGAAATACCTGTCGTAGTTCGCAGGTAGTAGTTCATTTCCTGAAAATCTCCACGTGGGCATGATGACCTTTCCTTCCTACATTACCGTGGAGACGAGGGGGCAAAAGAGCCGAAGTCCGTCCTGCGGCATTAAAATGCTTGGAGACT
Above is a genomic segment from Anguilla rostrata isolate EN2019 chromosome 16, ASM1855537v3, whole genome shotgun sequence containing:
- the LOC135242383 gene encoding troponin I, fast skeletal muscle-like, whose translation is MSEKKMSTSRRHQLKSLMLSIAKGLLQAEELEIQEARLKYMEEHCPPLTLPESMQELQDLCRKFHQNIERVDDERYDMQSKVDKCAKEIEDMKFKVIDLKGKFQKPALRKVRMSADAMLQALLGSKHKVNMDLRANLKQVKKEVKEEDKEAVGDWRKNIEDKAGMGGRKKMFEGEA